In one Solanum lycopersicum chromosome 11, SLM_r2.1 genomic region, the following are encoded:
- the LOC101264172 gene encoding UDP-glycosyltransferase 91A1 encodes MAENGKKLHIAVFPWLAFGHMIPYLELSKLIAQKGHKISFISTPRNIDRLPKLPPSLIPFFNFVKLPMPHVEKLPENAEATIDLPYEQVKHLKLAHDALQESIAKFLEDSDIDFILFDFVSYWLPSIASKFNIPTGYFSIFVAAYLGFTGPVPGLNNNYEIRMTLEELTVSPKWVPFETAVAFKEFELLRIYEGCKEGEEENFYDISRMYKTFENCDFLLVRSCLEFEPEWLKVVEDIHPKPVIPVGQLPTTSYEDDNTDIDAWREIKLWLDKQEKGKVIYVAFGSEAKLSQNELTELSLGLELSGLPFFWVLRTKRGESDNELIQLPEGFGERTKERGIVYTSWVPQLKILSHDSVGGFLTHAGWSSIVEAIQFEKPLLLLTFLADQGINARLLEEKKVAYLIPRNDWDGSFTHNAVVESLYLVLLEKEGEIYRKKIKEVKNLCCDKKRQDDYVENLLRFLQNYKKIKV; translated from the coding sequence ATGGCGGAAAACGGAAAAAAATTGCATATTGCAGTATTTCCATGGCTAGCTTTTGGGCATATGATTCCGTATTTAGAGCTATCAAAGCTCATAGCTCAAAAGGGTCataaaatttcattcatttcGACTCCTAGAAACATTGATCGTCTCCCAAAACTTCCACCAAGTCTTATTCCCTTTTTCAATTTCGTCAAACTTCCGATGCCCCACGTGGAAAAGTTACCGGAAAATGCAGAAGCCACCATTGATTTACCTTATGAGCAAGTCAAGCATCTCAAACTTGCTCATGATGCACTACAAGAATCAATTGCTAAGTTTCTCGAAGATTCAGatattgattttatactatttgatTTTGTCTCTTATTGGCTTCCTTCAATTGCTTCAAAATTCAACATTCCGACGGGTTATTTCAGCATATTCGTCGCTGCATATCTAGGTTTCACTGGACCTGTACCGGGATTGAACAACAACTATGAAATTCGGATGACGTTGGAGGAATTGACAGTTTCCCCAAAATGGGTTCCGTTTGAAACTGCCGTTGCTTTCAAGGAGTTTGAACTTTTGAGGATCTACGAAGGTTGTAAAGAAGGCGAGGAAGAGAACTTTTATGATATTTCTCGTATGTATAAGACTTttgaaaattgtgattttttactTGTGAGAAGTTGTTTAGAATTTGAACCGGAATGGCTGAAAGTAGTAGAGGATATTCACCCAAAACCAGTGATCCCGGTGGGCCAACTTCCGACGACATCATATGAAGATGACAACACAGATATTGACGCGTGgagagaaataaaattatggCTTGATAAGCAAGAAAAAGGGAAAGTAATCTATGTGGCATTTGGGAGCGAGGCAAAACTGAGTCAAAATGAACTCACTGAGTTATCACTAGGATTAGAGCTTTCTGGATTaccttttttttgggttttaagAACTAAAAGAGGAGAATCTGATAATGAATTGATTCAACTACCAGAAGGTTTCGGAGAACGAACGAAGGAAAGAGGAATAGTGTACACGAGTTGGGTGCCACAACTTAAAATACTGAGTCATGATTCGGTGGGTGGTTTTTTGACTCATGCCGGATGGAGTTCAATAGTTGAAGCAATACAATTCGAGAAACCATTGCTTCTGTTGACATTTTTGGCTGATCAAGGAATAAATGCTAGGCTCTTGGAGGAAAAGAAGGTAGCATATCTGATACCGAGAAATGATTGGGACGGATCATTCACTCATAACGCGGTGGTTGAGTCACTATATTTGGTACTCCTTGAAAAAGAGGGTGAAATTTATCGAAAAAAGATCAAAGAGGTTAAGAATCTTTGCTGTGACAAGAAAAGACAAGATGATTATGTGGAAAATTTGTTAAGGtttcttcaaaattataaaaagataaaagtataa